The genomic segment cgcaattacttaattgccaacccaatattattCTTTCCGGATTACTGCAGCAGTctaatctaaaaattccatcaTATAGATATATTCCAACAAAATTTGCTATAATATTCATTCAGAAGTAAAGTAATTGTCTATTTAATAGCGATTTaacatttgttattattagGATTGTAGTATATTTACCTGCATTGGGCTTTGCaatgaaatgttaaaaaaattacagggatgttaataaataattcgtatATACACAGAGAAagatatatacacatacacactCACACACGTACGCACGcgcatacatatgtacaataACTAGCATTAACACACACAAACATATGTCATACAAAAATCCAGAATAACGTTAAACTTGTTCTTCCGGCAGTTCGGTCGAATTGAGCATACAAAAAGAGTgtacgaaagaaaagatacaTTGTGAAATAACACATAATACAGACTGTTACATTACAATATTACATATGTTTTACGTGCATGTTTTTACCATGTATTAGCATGTATATTTCTTCTAAGAACtgaaaatgaattatatagaagaacaatatttcatttaatgtaatttcatttcctCTATACTTTTTACAATCTTATGATATGTGTAAACTGATAATAAAGaaacttaaatattataagtgTCTTTCTTTAGGTATTGATAATTTGCTATACAACACATAAAGCTGTTACATTTAAACAAAACAGTTTGCTCAGCATTGCTGAagacaatatttaatattcattgtTTTGCTTCTTCATCAACATGTACACTCTAAGAGGGTATAATACATATCCTTTTATAGGCATaaatttgtacagaattgaagaaaatcgaaAGCAAAACAAATCCTAAGTTTAAGCAGTTGTTCATTATTTTTTGGTAAAAACATTACGTATATAGTAGATGCTATTAGTTTTGCTTATTCAAGCTCTATTCGATACCGAGCAGTCGGAGGCTGGATTCAGGCGAAATTTTTTcgtatctatgtatatatttatagttaaATACATAGAAGGCGGCAAAGCTGCTACATATCGAGTCATGATTTACATATATGCGATTATGAATGTGGCTGCTTTTTGGAAGGtttgcttttatttcttttccttgGAATGTCCATTGACACTATTAACTAGCGTACATTAAAAATAAGTTCAGTCATTTACACATACTGCAGACACTTCCGAAAGGGAGAGACGGCCATTCTGTTTCACAAAGTGACTCAGGTTTGTATATCTATTCATTTGTACAAATTAGTTCTGTACAATcgtgtagcattacattaggATTAAAAAAGGATATACATTGTAATACTATTGTAGAAATGTTTTACCTCAAATAAACTTTTCTACTAGTATTTTGGAGATTGTTCGGTGTAACTAAAATAACTAAACGCGTGTGCAATTCCGAATTATTGatcgttgttttttttttctatatccCGATAATCAGCTTTCTTTAAtaactaaataatataatttgcatGTGCAAACGTTTTTACTACGACGACTTATCTTTCAACACAATATCAACAAGAAATTCGAACTTAATATCCCTCGAAAGGAATTAACCAACGATTAAAAATCATAGGACCAgttattaaaacatttatataaagaaacaaGAGCGTACCACCTTGTCTCAGTATTGAGGTAGCGTAACGTTGCTTTGGCTTAGCGAGTCTTTCTGATTatctagaaatatttcaactgaTCGGTGGtacttagaaaagaaaaagatttctaCACGCCGAAGAATGAGACTGTACATTATGATCTTTACAGGTAAGACATATTTTGATCTTCCTACTGCGTACATATATGTCAAGTGTCAACGTTACATTCTTGTACACACGTGTACGACTGTGCAATCATCGTACTGCATTGTAATTTCTTTGGTAGAAACTATTTGGTACGTATGCGCCCATTCGGAAGGTCGTGCAGAGCAATGGAGTTACAACGAATTGATAACTTGCAGGGGGTAGTTCACAGGGAAACAAACATCAACAACGATTCCTCAAGTATCAACAACATTAACAACATCCCATTATAACTTATCATCATTATTGTGATCGTCTCTATCATGACCAGTTTTATCATTACAGTCACTGTCGTAATCTCAGTCTTTCGCCACACCTTCAGCCTGATAACATTTTGTAATgagtaattataattatcatcgTAATCATTGTCTTCAGCAACATCGTCATTactgttaaataatatttatggcCATTGTCAGTGTATTTGTTTGCTGTTCTTGTTATGgccatttctttattttattttttctttcttttacttcgtgactttttattatatttataacgcTCTTCATCTTCGTCAATTCTTTTTCACTATCGATCGAGTCTACTAATAATCATTCCTGGAACTTTGAAACAAGATGTTAAGAAAACTTACAAATGAACTATCCAcatgaaattcttttctttgaatgaataaaaaatgctAGAGAGCCGAATGAGACATGATTTCCTTatgattaaacaaaataaagatagtataacgatatacgtgacTGATCGATAGAGTTCAATTATCAATTAGAGTTACAAAGTTCCTTAATTTTATAACACCTACTAACTTTGCGTACATGTACTTATACATTGCGCGATTATTTTGGTATAAAATGTCCGTTCCTTAGttcacaataaataaaaagcagTTCTTTTAAACACGTCCATGCAACCAGTTGTctgataattttctaattacgaTAGTTGCTTcggtgtaattttttaatatattacgtgTTTATATGTGATCTacaaacatttaaaattcatcgaaataaCAGAGGAGGACAAGTATTCCAGCGCTCCTTCTGTATGAAGtaatatgtgtgtgtgtgtgtgtgtgtggatataacaatatatatatatatatatatatattgttttatatatatatggctTATTAGGTCACCGTCTTATAGATGCAGAAATATAGAATGCAGTCTTTTCCTTGTACATAAATAGTTTCCTCGAGAGCAATGGCACTAATATAATTTTGgggatttttattttgtgcGGTATGTGGTATTATCAAAATAGACAGTTGTTTTATAACTATTTGTTACATAGTATAAGtacataatatagtataagAAATATGCAATTACGTCCTGAAAATGTTTACGAACTACCATGATATTCATTATTCCGAAAGCTACAAGTCTTGCTATTCTTAAGAAATCGAGGTGAAATTAGACAGAATTATTGTCGTAATTATCTATAACTGATTCTTTGGGCTTTcgaggaaaaatatatttcacgatTCCCTGACCGCTCACTACATTTCAGTATCTATATGAGAGTAATTGAttcagaattattattttttatccgAAATCAGTAACAAGCGGTTTATGAAACATACGCgacataaaaattgataaaacgttttaaattttcttcttgaaCATACAATAAATCACCATTTTCTTTTAACAGATTATGTCTGAACGTGTTTTCATATCACCGCGTGTTACAGCTCTTAACAGTATGAAGATACCCTTAGAATGATACTTAAAGCTTTTACAACACACTTGCATACAGAGAGTAGTAATAGCTGGGGTTTTGGACTAGACGTGATGTGGTTGAAGATGAGGCAGCCTGCTAGACGAGTTGGATCAGGATTTCATATTATTCGCTTCATCGAGTCGCCTTTCTGTTCCTACTGTTAATAAATTTGCGAACTCCATCTCTAACAACTGCCGAGCCTGTTGAAGTACAGAAAAATGGTAAAGATAGTaaagattatatataatttttaatctctgATAACTATATAGCAATACATTAAACTAAAACCTACTTGTGTGTTTTGCGTTGGAATTTGCAAAGCTAGAGCAAAACTATTTGCGTCGAAACTTTCATCGAGGGCTATAAGAGCTCCATGTACCCCAGATTCTAAGAGGTGGTTACCGTATTcctaaaaatacgaaattgtGTTTTATCATCATTACAGTATGAATGATTTATAAAATGGAAAGtagtaaaatggagttacttTCAGGCCGATAGATTGCACCCATCTTATAACACGATCATTACTCCATACAAGAACATCGACGTTTGCACCTTCCGCCATTCGTCTCCTTTCTTCTAATTGTTGCCTATCATAATTTAATCGTTTTAAACACAAAATGCCATATTGCAAGCTTGttctgtaaaaataaataaatttcggaTTAGATCAAGGAATCTAAAAATCACTATTAAAcatgaatttttgtttttaatgatTTATCACCTGTGAAAACTATCAACCATTCTAAGTTGACCACGAAGGTCCTTTTTGTTAAGGTGATCCAACATTCTGGCATCAACAAGGCACTCCATGAAAGTGGATCGATACTGTGGCAAACCAAGACTTGGAAGCCAGACATTACCAATCCATTCGTGGTTCATATCTCCAAATGCTAAGGTTGTGCGAGAAGTTGTTGGTGCTGATGGACTTGTAAGTGACACCATTTCTTGAATAGCTAACCGTAGTTTCAATCGATGTAGAGGATTactaagaataaaaattattacattaaatgTTAGTGGTTTTATATTGTATGGAACTCCATCATGCTTGTCATCCAAAATGTGCAAAATGTGTTAAATAACTTAATTTCATACCTTATACCAATTTCACGTTGAATTTCGGTATCACTAAGAGCACTCATTATGGCACCACTTTTGACATTTGCCCGGCAAGCTGCAACATACCACGTTGGCATGCCCACCCAAAGCTCAAGCCAAGCCACTACAGTTGGTCCGTTCCATAGAGCAAAAGGTGTTCCAGCTTTCATTGCCTCCGCCAGAAGTTCGTGTCGTGAAGAATCTAACATACTTCCAAATACACTTGGACTGAAAGAAAATTAGTGctataacaattatattcattaattatttaaattatgaatatatttttagttacatatatgtaccttttcttttttctacgaTCAAAATCGCTTTTACTACCCATAGTGCCAGCAACAGAAACATTATCTCCATAATCAGGATCTGCAGGTGTATTTGCTCCTCCCATACCTGGTATATCTCCAGGCATTGGTGTATCTTTCCCCTTGATCTGTAACCAAAATTCTCTCTCTGACTTTcctcatttttcttatttagttatttggttattatcttatataattaaaatctgCATTACCTTTTCTTTCTTGCTGAAAAATCTACCAAGACTGCTCTTAATGCCTTTCTTCTTTTGAGCTGCAGCTACTGCTGCTGCGGTTGCTGGACTCATGGTAGATTGCATATGCAAATGCGAACTAGACAATTGTCCAATTGGCAATCCAACACCAGACAAGTTGTTCTTATGCAAACTGTCCTGGCTGCTATGACGTGAGGACAATGGGGAAGGGGGAGTCCCAGAATTGAGTGCGCCGTTGTTATGTTGCCCATGCCTGCTGCATGGAGCGCTAATCTAGTTTCTATTTCTACTCTAAATAATGCATTCTAGCCCACAAACTATCCgacttatatttttttttctatgttGTATGTACCTTCTATATCATTTTTGTGATctgaatttatacaaattattttcagatcTTTTTTAAGATACATCATCGCATTAGACAATCAAACAACCAAATTAATAACAGGATTCTCTAAACCATCTAATGTTCTGTACTCTTCAATATTTAAAGCATAAAGAGAtcaatgttttaaattacGTGAGATAAGATATGATCAGGGAACTTACTGAGCCAAGTGAATTGCATTACTTAAAAGACTTTTAGCAGTGATATATGATTGTGCTTATACATGATAGTACATGGGCATAAGCACAAATACTATTTAGCTTCGAATAATATATGtgatatgattttttattccaaattgcgtattttcaatgaaaatgatATTCCTAATTGAGTCAGATTAAAGCATTcaagttttaattttgtactATTCAAGATATCTACAACTGACAATTGCTACAAACAAATAACTAGTAAActaaagaagaaatgaaacaaTATCAATATCAGTTTTGGAAATTCGTGAAAAAATCCTTAtatcacaatatatataaaaacaatatagtatcatatgaaaaaataaaaaatatttctttccaagAACGTccaaaatgataaattatgtTTGACAAAATAGTGAAAAACAGTTGTAATACCTACTCAGTATTACAGGGAAGGCATAGAAACCTGAAAATACAGCTGATCACTGCTTATGAGATGGGATTGCCATAATAAGTACCTTTTAGAGACAAAGATATAGAAAAACCACCTTATCTATGAATTCTATTgaaacaattataattttttattgagaTAATGAAACTGTTAATTGCATCTATTGGATCCATCTATATCTTTGCACCTATTTCTTAGAAAACAACCTTATTCGCGCAGGAGATTCAGACGCGACGTTAACTCGATGCAATTCTCTTGGCTGCCTAAATTCCCTCGTTTGTTTGAGACAGCGATGTCTGTCGTGAACTGGGCAGGCTTGAATGTATGATGGATGGAAGAAGCTAATATCAGTTTCTTCCAGGGACTCATTTCTATCAGATCTATCAGTCGGTTCGTCCGTACCACTGTGCTCGAAAATTGGGGCTGTAGGCATAAATATGTGACATCTTGCATACTATTTATTGATCTtgtaataagaaattatagttaaaaaatggaaatatccATAATGAATTTTGCAATACAAAAGTATCTATAATTATCAATCCCTACAacaatttttttgaaaaaccTAAGATCATCTTAGTAAATCCCTTTTTCCAAAAAAAGGTATAAAAAGGATCTGTTACCATCGACGTCACTTAGGTCGACCTCTAAGTTGTTCATTTCATGCCCACATGGGCCACTCAAATATGTCGTGCACAGCGGTATATGTTGCGGATTACATGCAGTACTACAATCTTTAATTAACCTGTGAGCAGGAAAACCACTGCTGGGAAATCCGGCTTGTCCAGTGCGTCTGGCAGCATAAACAACGCACAATGCTAACTacttacaaaataattactGAATTTTTGGCAATCCACCTCTATGTATGCAAGGACTTTGacaatttatgtattattatttaggcATTAATCAGTTGAATGAAATAGCATATTTACGATATTCAATACACATAAAAGACATCTTATTTCCCAACAAAAAACTTAGAGTCCTCATTATCAGAGATGAGATtgcaaaaattttgtttataatacATTATCATCGCTTTCTCAGATAGTGCTCGTGTAGTTCAAGCATTGGATCCACGAAGAAATTCGATGTTTGTTGATATCgacaaattgaaaattaaacacaTACCTTCTGAGCTCCTCTTGACTGTGAGCAAGTGCCTGTGCTACTCGTTCTAGTCTGATCGATCGAGCAGTCAACGGTGAAGCTGCATCGCTACCACCACTTCCTGCACCACCAGTGCTGTCTCTTTCACTCACTGAATGCAATTCTTCGCCTGATAACTGCAactataatatgatataaaaaaattacacatATGTCAATGCTACTACCTTACACGTGTTGAATTGTGATCACAGTTATTTACCTGGCTCGCAGGAAGGGATTCCGAAAGTTGACCTGGACTAGCTAAAGAGGCAGCATATTGATGGAGATGCGCTGGAGACATTGATGCTGGTGcctttaaaatgataaaaatattgaaaatatattttagaatgaTTAAGGATTATAAAGTAAACGGTACTTACCGtatgatatttatgtaaataatctCTATTTGGACTATGATGCGATTTTGGAGTGGATCGTCCACTTAATGGTGGAGATGCCCGTTCGAGACTTCGTCCTCTGGCTAACAAATTCATATGTTCAAGACTACCAACCCGGGACTCCAACTCTTCGGCACGCGCTTCGGTACTTTGCTTTTCTTCCTTCATCAAAAATGCACTTTGACatattgatatataaaatatggtataataaataacgtttGATTACCTGGATTAATCTAATTTCATTGTTAATTGCATCTAATTGTTCTTGTAACATTAATGCTAGTGTTTGAGCATCCGTATGTCCTGTAGGACTAATTACATCAGCTGCACAACTGAATAAACTTTCGTTATCTCCGTCACCTTCTGCATCACTAGAAACATCAAATGCTTGTTGTACATTTGCAAGGACATGAGCTTGCTGTAATTTTTCCCATTCTTGCTCTGCTAAAGTGCGCGCtacataattctaaaaaattaagaGCGTGTTATTCAGAgttttcaattatatatttaatttttcatatactaAAGTCTAATCTTTTATGTGCTACCTTTGTTGGATCATCTTCGATTGCAGGTCGTTTACCCGTTCTTCTTGGTAAAGAATGAGTATCAAAACTACTATGACTTGCACTCCTAGAAAAGGAACCTGGATCCACTGCATTGGGAGACAAACTTCGAGTTAGAGCATCTGTTTGTTGAATATTGAATGCAATTTCTTGCTGAAGCATTTGCCTTTTTACATTATCAATTTCAAGGCGAGCTTTCCCTAATTCCTTAACTATTTCGGCCTTCTCATTTTGAAGATCTTCCGCAATCTTCCTAGTCTTTTCCAGTTCTTGCGTGAGTGCGTTTTTCTCTTCTAATGCGTGCATCCTTTCTTTTAAATGTACTTGTAATCTTTCGTTAGATTctgaagaaataaatcaaaGCTAATAAGCATAAGAACGTATTTGTTATCAGTAatgtaattactttatacaatatacatataaattaccCGACAAAAGTTTATCAACAGTTGTACTAAGCCGCGTATTATGCTCCTCATTCATCTTGAGTCGTTGATTGACACGCATCACTTCTGCATTCTTTTCTTCAAGTTGCGTTTCCAACCTCTGTATTCTATCCTCTGCGCTGCCATGTCTTTCTTGAGCCtgcttattaaatatttcacataattaaaatcaatgcctgcagatattaaatttaattagaggtgaattcatgaaaatatatctatatatattatattgttctttattctaaatataatcTTCCAGTAGAGCTAACATGTAAAGCTAATGAATTGAATTGAAGAATAAATACGTGCCTAATACAAATATGTCTACAGAAATGTGATAATAGCACTAAACTACAAGTTATTAACAAGCTCTGAAAATAATCACATTGATTGCTATGTTCGGTATATTTAGTGAGTAGAaagtaagtaaattattttataacaaccTTCACCTTTGTAAGTGACGCgattatcatattatattcattaacTTCATAATcttagaagaaaattaaaaaaatctgaAGTATGTTTATTGTTTGTGTGACATGTGAGTAGCCATGGCCAATAATGAAGAATGTAACAGGGAAAACATtgcaaaaaatttaatatgtaaacTGAAGTAGAATGAAGACTGTTTTTAAGAAAAGACATTAAAGGGGCAAAGCATTCTCGACATAGGTACATTTGGAGGCAGGGAGTATCGATAGAAGTGCAGAggaataagaaaagaagaaattgatgATACGACGACTTAATTCCTCTGCGTACCTGGTTGGGCCTCCTCACCTGCGTCAGAGCCTCCATCCTCTGCTTTAattgctcttccatttctggTAACTTAGCGTATTGGGCTAATTTTTGTTCTGCAAGTTCTAGTTTCTCCTGTATCGCcgctattttttcttcttggaGCTAAACATGAATTACATAGaggtttaaaaaaaaaaaattaaattgacataaactgtaaatttaatatagaagAGCGATTACCTTTAATTGAGCTTTCTTGTGCTGCAGCTCTTGCTCCAGCTTTTCATTGAGATCATGTAAACTAGTGGACTCTCGTTGAGCATTAAGATAACGTTTTTCAAGAGTCGCTATCCTTTCTTCTTGGTCCTCTTTTTGGGCAACATTTTCACGTAGATCTCTCTGCAGTTTGACATTCGTTTCTTGGGTTTTCAGAAGGTCTTTCTGAGTCTTGGACAAAGTTTCTTCTAACTCTGCTACTCGGCCACTTAATTCGGCTACCCGCCGCTGCCATGTGCTCAACTCTGAGCTCTagaataattgttataatacAATGTTAATAAAAGTCAATGTGTATCTAATATTCTACTTGTATGTGTACAGAAAGagtattaaaaattgtgtTTCTCATATGCactatgtaaatatgtacatcTACACAAATATGTTTTAACAAGGCATTATCTCTCTTGTTCTGCTCTTATCTCTGAGATACTATACTAGatctaattgaaatatatactataattgAAGTTGTAAAtgtgtttttatattacatggGATGTTTTGTGtcagtatatatatacgtcACATTAATGATTAAGCCGTTTATAAAGTTTGCTTGGGAAAAAATTCATTCTTATTCATTAGATCATGCGAATATGGAACAcacattattaatatatatattcattctACAACATGCCATAGGCGCCAATGATAATATGGCACATTTAATGAAAGGTAAATTCAAGTTGTGCAACATAGTATTATAAAATCGATCTAATTTTttctgttaatattttttaaaaaatctcattacaatatgaaaacaaaacacaatattttagtaattgcTTCACGACTATCATACTCTATAACATTTAATGAACATAGTCTAAAGTTGATTTAGAAGATCTCTTAGTGTCGTGTATAAATGAAAGCGCTTAATGATATTATCAAAGATAACAATTTGTTATTGTATTTCAACACCATGCAGTTTAACGGAGACACTCTAAGTCTCTATGTTTTTAATTCAAGAATggcaataaaaaatgtttttctgAACTTATGTAAATTTGCAAATCGCTTGAGGTGCAtgcagaagaaaaaaagggggaGAACGAAGAAGAGTATATTCGTTCTGCATCTCAAAAATATCAACAGTCAGGGATGCGTTTTATCGCACGGAACGTTCCACGATCCATCTACCTGACTGTTCCTAAATCAATGAGAGAATCATACATACGCTAAGTAGTTCGTCGTGATACTTTTTCATACCTGCTTGTCGAGAGTAGCTTGCAAATCTATTACACGCGCCGCAGAATCCTGGTCCACAGGATCGAGACTGCCATTGCTCAGTCTACTTTCGATCTCTGTTGACTTCTCCGTACCTAGTTTTTGTACTGACTGCTGCAGTTGTTGTTGTTGcggttgttgttgctgttccTGCTGGCCTGCTGCCTGCTCAGTCTCATTCTGCCCGATCATAACACTACATTCAGAATGCCTCGCTCGCATTGCCTGTCCTGCATCGCCGCGCAATTCCCAACAACTACGTATCTATGCAGCTATGCGACTAAACCACTACCGTGCACGCTATTGCGAATGCATTCTTATTATGGATGCAACGATCGAGATGAATGACAAACAGATGGTCAGTTTATCGGTACAGATTTGAACTCTGTTCAAGGATGACGTTGCATGATTTCCTCTGATCGACGCATAGAGTGTCATGATTTGAAACGAATTGGAAATTCTGATAGAAAAGGGAAATTGAATGAAACGTGGAATAATATGATTGACAGTAACTATTGTAATTCTCATTGTGACATATGAAAATCACTAATGATCAAATGCTTCTAAGATGACACAGAATATACTCTTTAATCGTTAAACACGAGCCAAGGGCTAAAATCTGTGACCAATAACTTCGAAATCAATCAATATCTAACGCCGAGATTAGAAGCGTATCAcagatagagagaaagagaacaaGAGGATCCGATGACGCAGAAAACGAACTTTATCACTCTATATAAAACGGTGTGGCTAGGTGAAATACTGAATTATATCAAAACCATGAACATGCAAAGTGAAAAGATCGCATAAATACAATTCACGACGCTTAAACATGTTGAACACATTTTTCATGTATTCATGATAAATATGACTGTGAAGTATGAAGGAGCAGTGttatgtgaaatatttgtGGAGTGCATTATGCATGGGTGTGCAACAACGTAAAGATATTTCTCAGCTACCTTGTTCTGTTGCTGACCATCTTCCGCCTGTCCGTTCTCCTTGGGCCtatcttctatatttttaggCGCATGTCCACTTAATTTATATTGCTGGAgctacgaatttttattcaaattataaatattatatttgttacgCGATTATTAAACACTTCAGTAATTAAGTATTaaagaatatacaaaattagcTGATACGGTACCTCTTCTTTGGTAATAGCTAGCTCTTCTTCCAGGCTTGTATTCCTTTCTAATGCAACTCGTAATCGTTCACGCACCTGAAAATTagttgttattaaaatatcttataattgatattataattattatatttttcattaatacattttcaactacattatattagtattatattCTCTTCAACTGGTGAATCGCTGCATTTggtaattttatagaaattttgcaATTCATCATTCTTGTATCTAGTTCACAAAAAATGCAACGAGCACCAGTTTCAGGGCTGAACGGGAATCGTGATTCTCCGTATCTCCCCTCAAGGTTGCCAATGTGTCAATGTCGTCAAACAATGGATCAGAAAGTTCTTACTTTCTCGTCTAAAGCCTTGTGGTGCTCGAACAGACTTTTTAGAGCTTTGAGCACTTCAACTTCGGACGATACTCCAGATTGCGCGGCGGCTTGCCTCTTCACTACAGTCATCCTAAGCGATCGTTCATGTCGGGAAACCAGGCATTCCAAATGCTCGAGCAGAAG from the Bombus fervidus isolate BK054 chromosome 12, iyBomFerv1, whole genome shotgun sequence genome contains:
- the Liprin-alpha gene encoding PTPRF interacting protein alpha isoform X1 is translated as MWNMMCDVMPTIAEDSISQRSSQYSGEDANFEQLMVSMLDERDKLVESLRENQERLQETEARLQEVEKERDSLNRQLNANIPQDFSQLTKELAAARESILEREEEISELKAERNNTRLLLEHLECLVSRHERSLRMTVVKRQAAAQSGVSSEVEVLKALKSLFEHHKALDEKVRERLRVALERNTSLEEELAITKEELQQYKLSGHAPKNIEDRPKENGQAEDGQQQNKNETEQAAGQQEQQQQPQQQQLQQSVQKLGTEKSTEIESRLSNGSLDPVDQDSAARVIDLQATLDKQSSELSTWQRRVAELSGRVAELEETLSKTQKDLLKTQETNVKLQRDLRENVAQKEDQEERIATLEKRYLNAQRESTSLHDLNEKLEQELQHKKAQLKLQEEKIAAIQEKLELAEQKLAQYAKLPEMEEQLKQRMEALTQVRRPNQQAQERHGSAEDRIQRLETQLEEKNAEVMRVNQRLKMNEEHNTRLSTTVDKLLSESNERLQVHLKERMHALEEKNALTQELEKTRKIAEDLQNEKAEIVKELGKARLEIDNVKRQMLQQEIAFNIQQTDALTRSLSPNAVDPGSFSRSASHSSFDTHSLPRRTGKRPAIEDDPTKNYVARTLAEQEWEKLQQAHVLANVQQAFDVSSDAEGDGDNESLFSCAADVISPTGHTDAQTLALMLQEQLDAINNEIRLIQEEKQSTEARAEELESRVGSLEHMNLLARGRSLERASPPLSGRSTPKSHHSPNRDYLHKYHTAPASMSPAHLHQYAASLASPGQLSESLPASQLQLSGEELHSVSERDSTGGAGSGGSDAASPLTARSIRLERVAQALAHSQEELRRRTGQAGFPSSGFPAHRHGQHNNGALNSGTPPSPLSSRHSSQDSLHKNNLSGVGLPIGQLSSSHLHMQSTMSPATAAAVAAAQKKKGIKSSLGRFFSKKEKIKGKDTPMPGDIPGMGGANTPADPDYGDNVSVAGTMGSKSDFDRRKKKSPSVFGSMLDSSRHELLAEAMKAGTPFALWNGPTVVAWLELWVGMPTWYVAACRANVKSGAIMSALSDTEIQREIGISNPLHRLKLRLAIQEMVSLTSPSAPTTSRTTLAFGDMNHEWIGNVWLPSLGLPQYRSTFMECLVDARMLDHLNKKDLRGQLRMVDSFHRTSLQYGILCLKRLNYDRQQLEERRRMAEGANVDVLVWSNDRVIRWVQSIGLKEYGNHLLESGVHGALIALDESFDANSFALALQIPTQNTQARQLLEMEFANLLTVGTERRLDEANNMKS
- the Liprin-alpha gene encoding PTPRF interacting protein alpha isoform X9 — translated: MWNMMCDVMPTIAEDSISQRSSQYSGEDANFEQLMVSMLDERDKLVESLRENQERLQETEARLQEVEKERDSLNRQLNANIPQDFSQLTKELAAARESILEREEEISELKAERNNTRLLLEHLECLVSRHERSLRMTVVKRQAAAQSGVSSEVEVLKALKSLFEHHKALDEKVRERLRVALERNTSLEEELAITKEELQQYKLSGHAPKNIEDRPKENGQAEDGQQQNKSSELSTWQRRVAELSGRVAELEETLSKTQKDLLKTQETNVKLQRDLRENVAQKEDQEERIATLEKRYLNAQRESTSLHDLNEKLEQELQHKKAQLKLQEEKIAAIQEKLELAEQKLAQYAKLPEMEEQLKQRMEALTQVRRPNQQAQERHGSAEDRIQRLETQLEEKNAEVMRVNQRLKMNEEHNTRLSTTVDKLLSESNERLQVHLKERMHALEEKNALTQELEKTRKIAEDLQNEKAEIVKELGKARLEIDNVKRQMLQQEIAFNIQQTDALTRSLSPNAVDPGSFSRSASHSSFDTHSLPRRTGKRPAIEDDPTKNYVARTLAEQEWEKLQQAHVLANVQQAFDVSSDAEGDGDNESLFSCAADVISPTGHTDAQTLALMLQEQLDAINNEIRLIQEEKQSTEARAEELESRVGSLEHMNLLARGRSLERASPPLSGRSTPKSHHSPNRDYLHKYHTAPASMSPAHLHQYAASLASPGQLSESLPASQLQLSGEELHSVSERDSTGGAGSGGSDAASPLTARSIRLERVAQALAHSQEELRRRTGQAGFPSSGFPAHRHGQHNNGALNSGTPPSPLSSRHSSQDSLHKNNLSGVGLPIGQLSSSHLHMQSTMSPATAAAVAAAQKKKGIKSSLGRFFSKKEKIKGKDTPMPGDIPGMGGANTPADPDYGDNVSVAGTMGSKSDFDRRKKKSPSVFGSMLDSSRHELLAEAMKAGTPFALWNGPTVVAWLELWVGMPTWYVAACRANVKSGAIMSALSDTEIQREIGISNPLHRLKLRLAIQEMVSLTSPSAPTTSRTTLAFGDMNHEWIGNVWLPSLGLPQYRSTFMECLVDARMLDHLNKKDLRGQLRMVDSFHRTSLQYGILCLKRLNYDRQQLEERRRMAEGANVDVLVWSNDRVIRWVQSIGLKEYGNHLLESGVHGALIALDESFDANSFALALQIPTQNTQARQLLEMEFANLLTVGTERRLDEANNMKS